ACGATTCATCAGTATCTAAGTTCTTATATAGGCGCAATGAAAATCCACTTGTTTCGTTACTAAATTTAATGGTCGTTTCAAAATTGAAAATTGTTCCCGATTTTTCAACTAAGACTTCTTCTTTTCTTGTATCAACAGTACTCAAAATTCTATCTGATAAGTTCGTTGGCTCCTTAAACGTATCCCAAACTTCATCAATCGGTTTTACCGCTAAAGAAAAATCTTCTCTTTGATATATTTCATGGGGAACAAAAGTACCTCCCCACAAATAATTTTCCTTGTCATCTTCTTTATCTTTTGTTGGTACCCAACCGAATAAAACTCGACGATTTCCATCAAAAGCTGTACGTCCCGCATAATAAGCACGACCATCAAAAGCTTCGTCTTTTGGTTTTAACCACGGGCCATTTAAACTTTGACTCATGCGATACAAAATTTTATTTCCATCAGAGTATTCTGAGTAAACTAAGTACCACCAATCACCAATTTTAAATAATTCAGGCATCTCAAACATCGTATACAAATTAGGTGCCCAAAAATCACCTTCAAATTTCCAATCCGATAAATCTTTAGAGGTAAATTTAACCAAACGCCCAGTTTGTAAATGTTTATCTTGTCCTTTACGCGCTCCTAAAATCAGTAAATATTCTTCTTTCTCATCATCCCAAACAACAAATGGGTCCCGCCAATTACGAATATCATAACCTGGCTGAGGCTCTAGTTCTAGTGCCGTTTCTGATTTTTTCCAGTGAATAAAATCATCGCTTTGAGCGTGCAGTAAAACTTGTGAAGTCTTACCCGCTGCCAAGAATTCGCGGTTGTACCCGGTGTAAAATGCATG
The DNA window shown above is from Enterococcus montenegrensis and carries:
- a CDS encoding family 43 glycosylhydrolase — protein: MNKQKSNSHQIYYQPKDVWVGDIMPYGKDGKFYLYHQRDTRNPGPFGEPFGWALATTENFVQYEDFGESLFRGDDNERDQFIYAGSVFEADGKVHAFYTGYNREFLAAGKTSQVLLHAQSDDFIHWKKSETALELEPQPGYDIRNWRDPFVVWDDEKEEYLLILGARKGQDKHLQTGRLVKFTSKDLSDWKFEGDFWAPNLYTMFEMPELFKIGDWWYLVYSEYSDGNKILYRMSQSLNGPWLKPKDEAFDGRAYYAGRTAFDGNRRVLFGWVPTKDKEDDKENYLWGGTFVPHEIYQREDFSLAVKPIDEVWDTFKEPTNLSDRILSTVDTRKEEVLVEKSGTIFNFETTIKFSNETSGFSLRLYKNLDTDESYEYRFNLDEKRLSFDKNPCYPWFQYMDKGLIRPLNLETGKEYTVKIIVDDNILTLYVDGMALNARVNQKFGETITVTVTDGTLELGNTKFSNNLVK